In Primulina huaijiensis isolate GDHJ02 chromosome 16, ASM1229523v2, whole genome shotgun sequence, a single genomic region encodes these proteins:
- the LOC140961002 gene encoding uncharacterized protein, whose protein sequence is MNPPEFFAGADLLIALEWIKSLEVIFDYLKFTDLDRVSCTVFMLVKAARIWWEAIKMTVNVRQLKWEEFKELFYAKYFSREVKAKKVKEFLEFRQDSLYVAEYTLKFEEGCEFVPFIAENDKDKGEHFLRGLKQEIRRDVHIAKVITYQDIVKRALLAEHDEQEIEKERQLRRQAFQARGQGTSASTRGGYKGKGKMEQRSKPSVPSSGTERPLCPKCGKPHRGECLVGSGRCYRCKEIGHTAQKCPLSSDKGKVQGRIFTMTKEGANPDSSVISGNILISDKEALTLIDTGATHSFMSEVFMHSLSRDPTVMPLHFTIMLPSGDEICPTSILKASPVQMGTRLLYADFIVIPMVAFHVILGMDWLSAYRAVIDCVGKTVKFVIDDHENNAIVGLGSSISTPIISCLQAIKLLNKVCTSFLALVLDVNRDSNVSLQNIEVVQEYPDIFADDVPSLPPDREVEFVIDLSPGTSPISKAPYRMAPTETKELKNQLQELIDKGFIRPTSSPWGAPVLFVKKKDGSLRLCID, encoded by the coding sequence ATGAACCCTCCCGAATTTTTCGCTGGTGCTGATCTACTCATAGCTCTTGAATGGATTAAATCATTGGAGGTTATATTTGACTATCTGAAGTTTACTGATCTAGATAGAGTGAGCTGTACTGTGTTTATGCTAGTGAAAGCTGCCCGCATCTGGTGGGAAGCTATTAAAATGACTGTTAATGTCCGTCAGTTAAAGTGGGAGGAATTCAAGGAGTTATTTTATGCCAAGTATTTTTCAAGAGAAGTGAAAGCTAAGAAAGTGAAAGAGTTTCTTGAATTTAGGCAAGATTCCTTGTATGTTGCTGAATATACCTTGAAATTTGAAGAAGGATGTGAGTTTGTTCCGTTCATTGCCGAAAATGATAAAGACAAAGGAGAACACTTCCTTCGTGGGTTGAAACAAGAAATTCGAAGGGATGTTCATATCGCCAAGGTGATCACTTATCAAGACATCGTTAAAAGAGCCTTACTTGCCGAGCACGATGAACAAGAGATTGAAAAAGAGCGGCAGTTGAGAAGGCAAGCTTTTCAAGCTAGAGGGCAAGGGACAAGCGCTAGTACTCGAGGTGGTTACAAAGGGAAGGGCAAGATGGAGCAACGCAGTAAACCTTCTGTGCCTTCTTCGGGTACGGAGCGACCGTTATGTCCCAAGTGTGGCAAGCCACACAGAGGTGAGTGTTTAGTTGGGAGTGGCCGATGTTATCGATGCAAGGAAATAGGGCATACAGCACAAAAGTGTCCTCTCTCCTCTGACAAAGGAAAGGTTCAAGGCAGAATTTTCACAATGACAAAAGAAGGTGCTAATCCCGATTCTTCAgtgatatcaggtaatattctCATATCTGACAAGGAAGCCCTTACCTTGATTGACACCGGTGCAACACATTCCTTTATGTCTGAAGTATTTATGCACTCTTTATCTCGCGATCCTACTGTCATGCCTTTACATTTCACTATTATGTTGCCCTCtggtgatgagatttgtccTACTAGTATTCTTAAGGCATCTCCGGTACAGATGGGTACGAGATTGTTATATGCTGATTTTATTGTGATTCCGATGGTTGCATTTCATGTTatattgggtatggattggttatccgCTTATCGTGCAGTAATTGATTGTGTGGGAAAGACCGTGAAGTTTGTAATTGATGATCATGAGAATAATGCAATTGTTGGTCTAGGTTCATCGATAAGTACTCCCATTATTTCTTGCTTGCAAgctattaaattgttgaataagGTATGTACTAGTTTTCTGGCCTTAGTATTAGATGTAAATAGGGACAGTAATGTGTCATTACAGAATATTGAAGTGGTTCAGGAATATCCTGACAtatttgctgatgatgtgcctAGTTTGCCTCCTGATCGAGAGGTagagtttgttattgatttaAGTCCAGGTACATCCCCAATTTCCAAAGCcccgtacagaatggctccaACTGAGACGAAAGAACTAAAGAATCAATTGCAGGAGCTaatagataaaggttttatccgtcCTACTTCCTCAccatggggagctccggttttgTTCGTGAAAAAGAAGGATGGATCGTTAAGATTATGCATTGATTAG